From a region of the Janthinobacterium sp. 61 genome:
- the mnmH gene encoding tRNA 2-selenouridine(34) synthase MnmH gives MKYPAVLPFSDILSRLHEFDAIIDVRSPSEFAEDHLPGAINLPVLDDEQRVRVGTLYKQTSAFEAKKLGAALVAKNIARHIEEGFLGHPHDWKPLVYCWRGGNRSGAMAHILARIGWPVTQLEGGYKDYRRHVNAALATLPERFDFINVLCGPTGSGKSRLLQVLDRQGAQVIDLEDLAAHRGSVLGGLPEEEQPAQKAFESALWQQLRTFDPLLPVFIESESKKVGRLRVPDALMEKMRASACTDVRLDTAQRVQLLMQDYAHFVGDPARLNVQLALLTQLHGKEKIAHWQQLATSGRMAELVEELLVQHYDPVYRQSIARNFSRYAQATPLVLPDISEHAFEQAARALCAIVGEPRTASAA, from the coding sequence ATGAAATACCCTGCAGTCCTGCCTTTCAGCGACATCCTGTCCCGCTTGCACGAGTTCGATGCCATCATCGACGTGCGCAGCCCGTCCGAATTCGCGGAAGACCACTTGCCGGGCGCCATCAACCTGCCCGTGCTGGACGACGAGCAGCGTGTACGCGTGGGCACTTTATATAAACAGACGAGCGCCTTCGAAGCGAAGAAGCTGGGTGCGGCGCTGGTGGCGAAAAATATCGCGCGGCATATCGAAGAGGGTTTTCTGGGCCACCCGCACGACTGGAAGCCCCTCGTCTACTGCTGGCGCGGCGGCAACCGCAGCGGCGCCATGGCACACATCCTGGCGCGTATCGGCTGGCCCGTCACGCAGCTCGAGGGCGGCTACAAGGATTACCGGCGCCATGTGAACGCCGCGCTGGCCACCCTGCCCGAGCGCTTCGACTTCATCAACGTGCTGTGCGGCCCCACGGGCAGCGGCAAGAGCCGCTTGCTGCAGGTACTCGACAGACAAGGCGCGCAAGTCATCGACCTGGAAGACCTGGCGGCCCACCGCGGCTCCGTGCTGGGCGGTTTGCCCGAGGAAGAGCAACCAGCGCAAAAAGCGTTTGAAAGCGCGCTGTGGCAGCAACTGCGTACTTTTGACCCATTGCTGCCTGTATTCATCGAGTCCGAAAGCAAAAAAGTGGGTCGTTTGCGCGTGCCCGATGCGCTGATGGAAAAGATGCGTGCTTCCGCCTGCACGGACGTGCGGCTCGATACGGCCCAGCGCGTGCAATTGCTGATGCAAGACTATGCGCATTTCGTCGGCGACCCGGCCCGCCTGAACGTGCAGCTGGCCCTGTTGACGCAGCTGCATGGCAAGGAGAAAATTGCCCACTGGCAGCAACTGGCCACTTCGGGCCGCATGGCCGAGCTGGTGGAAGAGTTGCTGGTGCAGCATTACGACCCCGTCTACCGGCAATCGATCGCCCGCAACTTCAGCCGCTACGCCCAGGCGACGCCGCTGGTCTTGCCCGATATTTCAGAACATGCCTTTGAGCAAGCCGCGCGTGCATTATGTGCTATCGTCGGCGAACCCCGTACCGCCAGCGCCGCGTAA
- the selD gene encoding selenide, water dikinase SelD, whose translation MSDSVPTPIRLTEFAHGGGCGCKIAPGVLADILKGSGGFPLPKELLVGIETSDDAAVYQLNDEQALIATTDFFMPIVDDPFDFGRIAATNAISDVYAMGGTPIMALALVGMPINKLPVETIGLILKGGETICAQAGIPIAGGHTIDSVEPIYGLVVLGLVHPSQVKRNAGARAGDKLVLGKPIGVGILSAALKKNALDADGYASLIANTTKLNTPGKKLALLDGVHALTDVTGFGLLGHTLELARGAKLQARIAMDSVPLLPQVQQLAQNGNITGASGRNWQGYGAQVALADSLSAIDKAILTDPQTAGPLLVACAPEAVEQVLAIFRAEGFGDAVVIGEMQDGSTGVSVY comes from the coding sequence ATGTCCGATAGCGTTCCAACCCCCATCCGATTGACCGAATTTGCCCATGGCGGCGGCTGCGGCTGCAAAATTGCGCCCGGCGTGCTGGCCGACATTTTAAAGGGCAGCGGCGGCTTTCCCCTGCCGAAGGAATTGCTGGTCGGCATAGAAACTTCGGATGACGCGGCCGTCTACCAGCTCAACGACGAGCAGGCGCTGATCGCCACCACGGATTTCTTCATGCCCATCGTCGACGACCCGTTCGACTTTGGCCGCATCGCCGCCACCAATGCCATTTCCGATGTGTACGCCATGGGCGGCACCCCCATCATGGCCCTGGCCCTGGTGGGCATGCCAATCAACAAGCTGCCCGTGGAAACCATCGGCCTCATATTAAAAGGCGGCGAAACCATCTGCGCCCAGGCCGGCATTCCCATCGCGGGCGGCCACACCATCGATTCCGTCGAGCCGATCTACGGCCTGGTCGTGCTGGGCCTGGTCCACCCCTCGCAAGTGAAGCGCAATGCGGGCGCGCGCGCCGGAGATAAACTGGTATTGGGCAAGCCGATCGGCGTGGGTATCTTGTCGGCCGCGCTGAAAAAGAATGCGTTGGACGCGGATGGCTACGCCTCGCTGATAGCCAACACCACCAAATTGAATACCCCGGGCAAGAAACTGGCCCTGCTGGACGGCGTGCATGCGCTGACGGACGTAACGGGCTTTGGCTTGCTGGGCCACACCCTGGAACTGGCGCGCGGCGCCAAATTGCAGGCGCGTATCGCCATGGATTCCGTGCCGCTGCTGCCGCAAGTGCAGCAACTGGCGCAGAATGGCAACATCACGGGCGCCTCCGGCCGCAACTGGCAGGGCTACGGCGCGCAAGTGGCGCTGGCCGACAGCCTGAGCGCCATCGACAAGGCGATTTTGACGGACCCGCAGACGGCAGGCCCCCTGCTGGTGGCGTGTGCGCCGGAAGCCGTCGAGCAAGTGCTGGCGATTTTCCGCGCCGAAGGCTTTGGCGACGCCGTTGTCATCGGCGAGATGCAGGACGGCAGTACCGGGGTTTCCGTATATTAA
- a CDS encoding putative selenate ABC transporter substrate-binding protein, which yields MTTFSNSLSKFPAILATVAATLAIHSGLAQAQQVLRVSAIPDEAPTELQRKFKPLGSYLEKKLGMKVEFTPVTDYAASVEGLINNKLDMVWFGGFTFVQANVRSGGKIVPLVQREEDTKFRSVFVTTSKDINQLSDLKGKNFTFGSESSTSGHLMPRYYLLAAKINPDTDMKRIAFSGAHDATVAAVAGGKVDAGTLNISVWEKLVEAKKVDPSKVRVFYTTPGYYDYNWSVRADMNPVVRKKLTDAFLALDPSTPEGKEILELQRATKFIPTKAENYKDIEAAARDAKLLK from the coding sequence ATGACCACGTTCTCCAACTCATTGAGCAAGTTCCCCGCCATCCTGGCCACCGTCGCCGCCACCCTGGCCATCCACAGCGGCCTGGCGCAGGCGCAGCAAGTGTTGCGCGTGTCCGCCATCCCCGATGAAGCACCGACGGAACTGCAGCGCAAGTTCAAGCCGCTGGGCAGCTATCTGGAGAAAAAGCTGGGCATGAAGGTGGAATTCACGCCTGTCACCGATTACGCGGCGTCCGTGGAAGGCTTGATCAATAACAAGCTCGACATGGTCTGGTTCGGCGGCTTTACCTTCGTACAAGCGAACGTGCGCAGCGGCGGCAAGATCGTGCCCCTGGTGCAGCGCGAGGAAGACACGAAATTTCGCTCCGTATTCGTGACCACCAGCAAGGACATCAATCAATTGTCCGACCTGAAAGGCAAAAATTTCACGTTCGGCTCGGAATCGTCGACCTCGGGCCATTTGATGCCGCGCTACTACTTGCTGGCCGCCAAGATCAACCCGGATACGGACATGAAGCGTATCGCGTTTTCCGGCGCGCATGACGCCACCGTGGCGGCAGTGGCCGGCGGCAAGGTCGATGCCGGCACCTTGAATATTTCCGTCTGGGAAAAGCTGGTGGAAGCGAAAAAGGTCGATCCGAGCAAGGTGCGCGTGTTCTACACGACGCCCGGCTACTACGACTACAACTGGAGCGTGCGCGCCGACATGAATCCCGTCGTGCGCAAGAAGCTGACGGACGCCTTCCTGGCGCTGGACCCTTCCACGCCTGAAGGCAAGGAAATCCTCGAACTGCAGCGCGCCACGAAGTTCATCCCGACCAAGGCCGAGAACTACAAGGATATCGAAGCGGCCGCGCGCGATGCGAAGCTGTTGAAATAA
- a CDS encoding phosphonate ABC transporter ATP-binding protein, with amino-acid sequence MTFQLHKVSVHHAGAASNALALRELDLDVAQGEQIALIGPSGAGKTSLLHTLACALRPESGSLNILGTSPWQIASGERHALRARLFLAPQTPPLPPRQRVVNAVLAGRLPQWSLWTAIRSLLAPVDPRAAWEALGKFELQDKLYARVDRLSGGERQRCGMARALVSDAEVFLVDEPLSALDPTLALQTIHVLQAEATARNATLICSLHQVEIARACFTRIVALRDGKIVFDAASADVSDAMIEQLYRNKADPAPLIEMLEANPDAARPLC; translated from the coding sequence ATGACATTCCAACTTCACAAGGTCAGCGTCCACCACGCGGGCGCCGCCAGCAATGCGCTGGCACTGCGCGAGCTGGACCTGGACGTGGCCCAGGGCGAACAGATCGCCCTGATCGGCCCTTCCGGCGCCGGCAAGACCAGTTTGCTGCATACCCTGGCCTGCGCGCTGCGCCCTGAATCCGGCAGCCTGAACATCCTCGGCACTTCTCCCTGGCAGATCGCCAGCGGCGAACGCCACGCCTTGCGCGCGCGATTGTTCCTGGCGCCGCAAACGCCGCCGCTGCCGCCGCGCCAGAGGGTCGTCAACGCCGTGCTGGCAGGCCGATTGCCGCAATGGAGCTTGTGGACGGCCATCCGTTCCCTGCTGGCGCCCGTCGACCCGCGCGCCGCGTGGGAAGCACTGGGCAAATTCGAGCTGCAGGACAAATTGTATGCAAGAGTCGACCGCCTGTCCGGCGGCGAACGCCAGCGCTGCGGCATGGCACGCGCGCTCGTGTCGGATGCGGAGGTCTTCCTCGTCGACGAACCGCTGTCCGCGCTCGACCCCACGCTCGCTTTGCAGACGATCCATGTGCTGCAAGCGGAAGCGACAGCGCGCAACGCCACCCTGATCTGCAGCCTGCACCAGGTGGAAATCGCACGCGCCTGTTTTACGCGCATCGTCGCCTTGCGCGATGGCAAGATCGTCTTCGACGCGGCCAGCGCCGACGTCAGTGACGCCATGATAGAGCAGCTGTACCGCAACAAGGCCGATCCGGCGCCCCTGATCGAGATGCTGGAGGCGAACCCGGACGCGGCGAGGCCCCTTTGCTGA
- a CDS encoding ABC transporter permease: MPRDPAWRGRLIGAAVVLLVLWPMLVQAEFKPWILWDAQSLAATWQFLASFVPPAHSLEFLQLVAISSWETIAMATAGMALAMLGAIPLTLLVTERLSISRIGSGAVSPLAATVRHAVRALLVLLRSVPELVWALLLVRIVGLGPTAGVIAIALTYCGMLGKVYAEILESSDAAACNALLNNGSGRLKALLYGALPESAAELVSYTIYRWECAIRGSVVMGFVGAGGLGQRMDESMKMMAGNELATMLIVFVLLVAGADAVSAMLRRRLA, encoded by the coding sequence ATGCCGCGCGATCCCGCCTGGCGCGGGCGCCTGATCGGGGCTGCCGTCGTGCTGCTCGTGCTGTGGCCGATGCTGGTGCAGGCCGAATTCAAGCCGTGGATTTTATGGGATGCGCAAAGCCTGGCCGCCACCTGGCAATTCCTTGCCAGCTTCGTGCCGCCCGCCCACTCGCTGGAATTCCTGCAGCTGGTGGCCATTTCCAGCTGGGAAACCATCGCCATGGCTACGGCCGGCATGGCGCTGGCCATGCTGGGCGCCATACCGCTGACGTTATTGGTGACGGAGCGCCTGTCGATTTCGCGCATCGGCAGCGGCGCCGTCTCGCCCCTGGCCGCCACCGTGCGCCACGCAGTCCGGGCGCTGCTGGTGCTGCTGCGCAGCGTGCCGGAACTGGTCTGGGCCTTGTTATTGGTGCGCATCGTGGGACTGGGACCGACGGCGGGCGTGATCGCCATCGCCCTCACCTATTGCGGCATGCTGGGCAAGGTGTATGCGGAAATCCTCGAATCGTCGGATGCCGCCGCCTGCAACGCCTTGCTCAACAACGGCAGCGGCCGCTTGAAAGCCCTGCTGTATGGCGCCTTGCCGGAATCGGCCGCCGAACTGGTGTCGTACACGATTTACCGCTGGGAATGCGCGATCCGCGGCTCCGTCGTCATGGGCTTTGTCGGTGCGGGCGGCCTGGGCCAGCGCATGGATGAATCGATGAAGATGATGGCGGGCAATGAACTGGCCACCATGCTGATCGTCTTCGTGTTACTGGTGGCGGGCGCTGACGCCGTTTCCGCCATGCTGCGCCGGAGGTTGGCATGA
- the phnE gene encoding phosphonate ABC transporter, permease protein PhnE has translation MKTGPMLPALPASAPVRWSTWALLAGLVLLVIASFATLPLKWGEFFSADAVRTSADFLHGFAPPELAPNFLMKVGVATFETLAMSAIGTVIAAVLGALLALPASGRFGKLARNATRAVLNVLRSIPELVWASILLIAAGLGPFAGTLALALHTVGVLGRLFADAFENCPPLPAATLRINGARPAVAFLYATLPQCSPQMMSYTLYRWENNIRAAAILGVVGAGGLGQMLKYHLSLFQMQSAATVIVAMLLMVAAVDGLSYVLRRAMTR, from the coding sequence ATGAAAACGGGACCGATGCTGCCCGCCTTGCCTGCGTCCGCTCCCGTGCGCTGGTCGACCTGGGCCTTGCTGGCAGGGTTAGTACTGCTGGTCATCGCCAGCTTCGCCACACTGCCCCTGAAATGGGGCGAGTTCTTCAGCGCCGACGCCGTGCGCACGAGCGCCGACTTCCTGCACGGCTTCGCCCCGCCCGAGCTGGCGCCCAACTTTTTGATGAAAGTCGGCGTGGCCACCTTCGAGACCCTGGCCATGTCGGCCATCGGGACGGTGATCGCCGCCGTGCTGGGCGCGCTGCTGGCCCTGCCCGCCAGCGGCCGTTTTGGCAAGCTGGCGCGCAATGCCACGCGCGCGGTGCTCAACGTGCTGCGCTCGATTCCCGAACTGGTGTGGGCCTCGATCCTGCTGATCGCCGCCGGCCTGGGACCTTTCGCGGGCACCCTGGCGCTGGCCCTGCATACGGTGGGCGTGCTGGGACGCTTGTTTGCCGATGCGTTTGAAAATTGCCCGCCCTTGCCGGCCGCCACCTTGCGCATCAATGGTGCGCGCCCTGCCGTAGCCTTCCTGTACGCGACCTTGCCACAATGCAGCCCGCAAATGATGTCCTACACGCTGTACCGCTGGGAAAACAATATCCGCGCTGCCGCCATCCTCGGCGTCGTCGGTGCGGGCGGCCTGGGGCAGATGCTGAAGTACCATCTGTCGCTGTTCCAGATGCAGAGTGCCGCCACGGTCATCGTCGCCATGCTGCTGATGGTGGCAGCCGTCGATGGGCTCAGCTATGTGCTGCGCCGGGCCATGACCCGTTAA
- a CDS encoding GNAT family N-acetyltransferase: MKTIIIRPTSAADWPALKATRLAALLDAPTAFGTSHASAARLSDADWQQRAISTPQRTFFLALEREQPIGLAAQVVAGNGDCHLIAMWVHPECRGLDVAQGLVDAVKQCAVGNGHARLVLDVAQENARAAAFYQKQGFVFLPEWEPLESHPHIQVQKMEWLAAA; the protein is encoded by the coding sequence TTGAAGACTATCATTATCCGCCCCACCAGCGCCGCCGACTGGCCGGCGCTGAAAGCCACGCGCCTGGCCGCCCTGCTCGATGCCCCCACCGCCTTTGGCACCAGCCACGCCAGCGCGGCCCGCCTTAGCGATGCAGACTGGCAACAGCGCGCCATCAGCACGCCGCAGCGCACGTTTTTCCTCGCCTTGGAGAGAGAACAGCCCATCGGCCTCGCCGCGCAAGTGGTAGCCGGCAATGGCGATTGCCATCTGATCGCCATGTGGGTACATCCGGAATGTCGGGGTCTGGACGTGGCGCAAGGCCTGGTCGACGCCGTGAAACAATGTGCCGTCGGCAACGGCCACGCGCGGCTGGTGCTCGACGTGGCACAGGAGAATGCGCGCGCGGCGGCGTTTTACCAGAAACAGGGCTTTGTCTTTTTGCCGGAATGGGAGCCGCTGGAAAGCCATCCCCATATCCAGGTGCAAAAGATGGAGTGGCTGGCGGCGGCTTGA
- a CDS encoding dienelactone hydrolase family protein, with product MKKLLLLILCTAATLNAAAAPLSLIPEAGPHAVGLRIVQQYDYSRVMDAQLDAFGKPLPTGSGRAIQTLVWYPARKTAGSRMQVADYRAASLSDVDFAFSGAEAARQRAAWMSGPQKAQYGSATLAVRDAPPSGGIYPVVIYAPSFAAPAQENLDLCEYLASHGYVVIASRSLGARSVVMTEDVEGVEAQAADIAFLVNYAQTLPQADISKVAATGFSWGGMANVFAAARSSRIKALVSLDGSIRFHPKIWGAATYVRPARTPVPMLSLGARAPSAEELELNDKLGISYLNSMKYSDVYIGTMHPMTHPHFSAWHLRFSADDAFGDYQRADVVLAYHSGTLYVRRFLDAYLKNDAQARAFLQQSPARHGIAPQVMSMQFRPAKFSLLGESDFLRVFADGGFKDAQAIYTSMAAASPDFKLSPLNLNNLGYQLLRGNKARGAVELFKLATHIEPQFGNAFDSEGEAYEALGEKALAIAAYEKAVAVDKEQVNAMARIKALSAGG from the coding sequence ATGAAAAAACTTCTCCTCCTGATCCTGTGCACGGCCGCTACGCTGAACGCCGCTGCCGCCCCCCTTTCGCTGATCCCTGAGGCGGGCCCGCACGCTGTCGGCCTGCGCATCGTGCAGCAGTATGACTACAGCCGCGTAATGGACGCGCAGCTGGACGCCTTTGGCAAGCCCCTCCCGACGGGCAGCGGGCGCGCGATCCAGACGCTCGTCTGGTATCCGGCCAGGAAGACGGCAGGTTCCCGCATGCAGGTGGCCGATTATCGCGCGGCCAGCCTGTCCGACGTGGACTTCGCATTTTCCGGCGCGGAGGCGGCCAGGCAGCGCGCAGCCTGGATGTCGGGACCGCAAAAAGCCCAGTACGGCAGTGCCACCCTCGCCGTACGCGACGCCCCGCCCTCCGGAGGAATCTACCCGGTGGTAATCTACGCGCCTAGCTTCGCTGCCCCCGCACAAGAAAACCTGGACTTGTGCGAATACCTGGCCAGCCACGGCTATGTGGTCATCGCCAGCCGCAGCCTGGGCGCCCGCTCTGTCGTCATGACGGAGGACGTCGAAGGCGTCGAGGCGCAGGCCGCCGATATTGCCTTCCTTGTCAACTATGCGCAAACCCTGCCGCAAGCCGACATCAGCAAGGTTGCAGCGACCGGTTTCAGCTGGGGCGGCATGGCCAACGTCTTTGCCGCAGCGCGTTCGAGCCGCATCAAGGCCCTGGTCAGCCTCGACGGTTCGATCCGGTTTCATCCCAAGATATGGGGCGCCGCCACCTATGTGCGGCCGGCGCGCACGCCCGTGCCCATGCTGTCATTGGGCGCCCGTGCCCCGTCGGCAGAGGAGCTGGAGCTCAACGACAAACTGGGCATCAGCTATCTCAACAGCATGAAGTATTCCGACGTCTACATCGGCACCATGCATCCGATGACGCATCCGCACTTTAGCGCGTGGCACTTGCGCTTTTCCGCTGACGATGCATTCGGCGACTACCAGCGCGCCGATGTCGTGCTGGCATACCACAGCGGCACGCTGTATGTGCGCCGCTTTCTGGACGCCTACCTGAAAAACGATGCCCAGGCGCGGGCATTCCTGCAACAGTCCCCGGCGCGGCACGGAATCGCGCCGCAAGTGATGTCGATGCAGTTCCGGCCAGCCAAATTCTCATTGCTGGGCGAATCGGACTTCCTGCGCGTCTTCGCCGACGGCGGCTTCAAGGATGCGCAAGCGATCTATACCAGCATGGCGGCGGCGTCGCCGGACTTCAAACTCAGCCCCCTCAACCTCAACAACCTGGGCTACCAGCTCCTGCGCGGAAACAAGGCGCGCGGCGCCGTGGAGCTGTTCAAGCTGGCGACCCACATCGAGCCGCAATTTGGCAATGCCTTCGACAGCGAAGGCGAAGCATACGAGGCGCTTGGCGAAAAAGCGCTGGCGATTGCCGCCTACGAAAAGGCTGTCGCAGTGGACAAGGAGCAAGTCAACGCCATGGCGCGGATCAAGGCGCTGAGCGCCGGTGGTTAA
- a CDS encoding response regulator transcription factor, with protein MQDDRLLLIVEDDAAFARTLGRSFERRGYQVILATNFDEASALLEQNCPDYAVVDLKLNGNTSGLACVQMLHQHDPEMLIVVLTGYASIGTAVEAIKLGACQYLAKPSNTDDIEAAFGHVAGNADIELTNRATNIKTLEWERIHEMLAETDFNISETARRLGMHRRTLARKLEKQRVK; from the coding sequence ATGCAGGATGACCGTCTGTTACTGATCGTGGAGGACGACGCGGCATTTGCCCGCACCCTGGGCCGCTCGTTCGAGCGGCGCGGCTACCAGGTCATCCTGGCCACCAACTTCGATGAAGCGAGCGCCTTGCTGGAACAAAATTGCCCCGACTACGCCGTCGTCGATCTGAAGTTGAATGGCAATACGTCGGGCCTGGCTTGCGTACAGATGCTGCACCAGCACGATCCGGAAATGCTGATCGTCGTGCTGACGGGTTACGCCAGCATCGGCACGGCTGTCGAAGCAATCAAGCTGGGCGCCTGCCAGTACCTGGCGAAACCATCGAATACGGACGACATCGAAGCGGCTTTTGGCCACGTGGCCGGCAACGCCGACATCGAACTGACGAACCGCGCCACCAACATCAAGACCCTGGAATGGGAGCGCATCCACGAAATGCTGGCCGAGACGGATTTCAATATCTCGGAAACGGCAAGGCGGCTGGGCATGCACAGGCGCACCCTGGCCCGCAAGCTGGAGAAGCAGCGGGTGAAGTAG